A single genomic interval of Peribacillus sp. FSL H8-0477 harbors:
- a CDS encoding FecCD family ABC transporter permease — MKKTSRIPALILVSSPFFIALAILLSILYGAKDISALTAWQAFTAFDENNVDHQIILTSRLPRVAAALLVGSFLAVAGAIMQGITRNYLASPSLMGVNDGSAFVITIALVFFPNLPNYQMIILSMIGSALGAGFVFGFGSLIKNGLSPVRLAIIGTVIGTFLSSIATAIAMYFQVSQTVSVWYNSKIHMVDPNLLWISIPFGVTGLLLALFASKAITIASLGEDIAIGLGLKTTLIKGISMLAVVLLTGTAVALVGKIAFVGLVIPHITKFIVGVDYRFVIPCSAVIGAVFLAVCDLVSRFINFPFETPIGVVTAIIGVPFFLYLIRTRGGEKRA, encoded by the coding sequence ATGAAGAAAACTAGCAGGATACCAGCACTTATATTGGTATCCTCCCCTTTCTTCATTGCTTTAGCTATACTATTATCCATTCTATATGGAGCTAAAGATATTAGTGCTCTTACAGCTTGGCAAGCTTTTACAGCGTTCGATGAAAATAATGTGGATCATCAAATTATCCTCACCTCTCGTCTTCCTCGCGTAGCCGCCGCCTTGCTTGTGGGGTCCTTTTTAGCAGTAGCTGGGGCAATCATGCAGGGGATCACTCGAAACTATTTAGCATCACCCTCTTTAATGGGAGTAAATGACGGGTCGGCATTTGTTATCACAATTGCCCTTGTGTTCTTCCCAAACCTACCAAACTATCAAATGATTATTCTTTCAATGATTGGTTCTGCACTCGGTGCCGGATTTGTTTTTGGATTTGGCTCACTTATTAAAAATGGTTTGTCTCCTGTCCGTCTTGCTATCATCGGAACGGTGATTGGGACATTTTTAAGCAGTATTGCGACAGCGATTGCGATGTACTTTCAAGTCTCTCAAACCGTCAGTGTTTGGTATAATTCAAAAATACATATGGTAGACCCGAACTTGCTTTGGATATCCATTCCATTTGGAGTGACCGGTCTCTTGTTAGCTCTCTTCGCTTCTAAAGCGATCACCATTGCTTCTCTTGGAGAAGATATCGCGATTGGCCTTGGTCTAAAAACGACTTTGATAAAAGGGATCAGTATGCTTGCGGTTGTTTTATTAACAGGTACAGCTGTTGCACTCGTTGGGAAAATCGCCTTTGTCGGACTCGTCATTCCGCATATAACAAAATTCATCGTGGGTGTCGATTATCGATTTGTTATTCCCTGTTCAGCTGTTATTGGTGCGGTATTCTTAGCCGTATGTGACCTGGTAAGCAGATTTATTAATTTTCCGTTCGAAACACCGATTGGGGTTGTAACAGCAATCATTGGGGTTCCCTTCTTCCTCTACTTAATTCGAACTAGAGGAGGCGAAAAACGTGCGTAA
- a CDS encoding TrmB family transcriptional regulator codes for MLQQFGFTQYESQVYECLISDGTALDATAIVKQSGVPRAKVYEVLHRLSEKGLILESTIEKKRLYTALPIETTIEKLKKDFENNVEKLRNRKRKAAPADDRVWTLKDNSSIQSVLKDMIVQAESSVFISGWTDDLQNYLPLLEGKAKAGITVKIHTIGELDTSISEVSTLVPDVHHDTLERSRIIIVDDREMLFAGIEESKWQAIRTQSGPLVKFFTEFFYHDIALTEITQRYQDTVMKDEKIRSVLMNLRY; via the coding sequence ATGCTTCAGCAATTTGGTTTCACACAGTACGAAAGTCAAGTATATGAATGTCTTATTTCGGACGGAACGGCACTGGATGCTACAGCCATTGTAAAGCAGTCCGGCGTGCCCCGAGCGAAAGTATATGAAGTGCTGCATCGCTTGTCTGAAAAAGGACTGATTTTGGAGTCAACGATTGAGAAAAAGCGATTGTATACGGCGCTCCCCATTGAAACAACAATTGAAAAACTGAAAAAAGACTTTGAAAATAATGTCGAAAAACTCAGGAATAGAAAAAGAAAAGCTGCGCCTGCGGATGATCGGGTTTGGACTCTGAAAGACAACTCCTCCATACAATCAGTGTTGAAAGATATGATTGTACAAGCAGAATCCTCTGTTTTTATCTCAGGATGGACCGATGACCTGCAAAATTATCTGCCATTACTAGAGGGAAAAGCCAAGGCAGGTATAACGGTAAAAATTCATACGATTGGGGAACTAGATACGTCGATTTCTGAAGTGTCAACATTAGTTCCTGATGTTCATCATGATACGTTGGAGAGAAGTAGAATAATCATCGTGGATGACAGAGAAATGCTGTTTGCAGGGATTGAGGAAAGTAAGTGGCAGGCCATCCGGACGCAATCTGGACCACTTGTTAAATTTTTCACCGAATTCTTTTACCATGACATTGCCCTAACTGAAATTACCCAAAGATACCAAGATACAGTTATGAAGGACGAGAAAATACGAAGCGTTTTAATGAATCTTCGTTATTAG
- a CDS encoding metallophosphoesterase: MMILMIGLAALVFAALSYYVGYNGWVWLKTTCFAKYKKIYIGIIVILSCSLFIGLFSSLLVFKLLGYFWMMIIGYGIILLPICNLLVFLMKKRGIFWVGISVFAVYGFVFIYGSFNAWSPVIRNYNLTVDKKSNVEDVEILMVSDLHIGAIVGPAHIQRLVDKANQVKPDIILIPGDIIDDHIQPYIDNQVGEILQELKAPLGVYAIPGNHDYYGDDLEKLEIELDKAGIKLLMDETVNVDDLFYIVGRNDVTDENRQAVSDLVSELDHTKPIIMMDHTPLDLDIAKEEGIDVLLSGHTHKGQVAPANLITSRIYENDWGYLRKNTLQSVVSSGFGTWGPPLRIGSRSEVNVINVKFE, encoded by the coding sequence ATGATGATCCTCATGATTGGTTTAGCTGCACTCGTCTTTGCTGCACTCAGTTATTATGTCGGCTATAATGGCTGGGTTTGGCTGAAGACTACTTGTTTTGCAAAATATAAAAAGATCTATATCGGAATTATTGTGATTCTGTCCTGCTCCTTATTTATCGGTCTGTTTTCATCCCTTCTTGTCTTTAAATTACTTGGTTACTTTTGGATGATGATCATTGGCTATGGAATTATTCTGTTGCCCATTTGTAATCTACTCGTCTTTTTAATGAAGAAGAGAGGCATCTTTTGGGTTGGTATAAGCGTTTTCGCAGTTTATGGATTTGTGTTTATTTACGGTTCATTTAATGCTTGGAGCCCTGTCATTCGGAATTATAACCTGACCGTTGATAAAAAATCTAATGTAGAAGATGTGGAAATTCTAATGGTTTCAGATTTGCATATTGGTGCAATCGTTGGTCCCGCGCATATCCAACGTTTGGTTGATAAGGCAAATCAAGTGAAGCCTGATATCATTTTAATTCCAGGAGACATCATCGACGATCATATTCAGCCATACATAGATAATCAGGTTGGCGAGATATTACAAGAATTAAAAGCCCCGCTTGGCGTTTATGCGATACCTGGTAATCATGATTATTACGGTGATGACTTAGAAAAACTTGAAATTGAACTGGACAAAGCAGGCATTAAGCTTTTAATGGATGAAACCGTAAATGTGGACGATCTGTTTTATATCGTAGGCAGAAATGATGTGACAGATGAAAATAGACAAGCCGTCAGTGATTTAGTTAGTGAACTTGATCATACTAAACCAATCATTATGATGGACCACACACCCCTAGACCTGGATATTGCTAAAGAAGAGGGAATCGATGTTCTTTTATCAGGCCACACCCATAAAGGTCAGGTAGCTCCCGCCAATCTTATTACCAGCAGAATCTATGAAAATGATTGGGGCTATTTACGAAAAAACACTCTTCAATCGGTAGTTTCTTCGGGGTTCGGAACATGGGGACCACCGCTTCGGATTGGCAGCCGGTCAGAAGTTAATGTGATTAATGTGAAATTTGAATAA
- a CDS encoding ABC transporter ATP-binding protein, producing the protein MNIAVSIQNLQKSYGEHAVLKGISFNVVQGEIFALLGTNGAGKTTTLECIEGLRTYTSGQILVKGKIGVQLQSSSLPAHIKASEALTLFSKWNATSINLEFANPMGLETIKNKAYMELSTGQKRRLHLLLAMIGNPDILLLDEPTAGLDVEARVALHNEIRLLKEQGKTIILSSHDMAEVESLCDQMAILKDGQIAFLGTLHELTAQIQTTFRIQLKLSSSALFDSLLLSSFLGEQQGYHVFEADDIQNGLYEILTQVREKNIRIYDLKLDHISLEQRFMEIAKGGKV; encoded by the coding sequence ATGAATATCGCGGTAAGTATTCAGAATTTACAAAAATCATACGGAGAACATGCTGTTTTAAAAGGAATATCCTTTAATGTGGTACAAGGAGAAATCTTTGCACTTCTCGGTACTAATGGAGCAGGTAAAACAACGACACTAGAATGTATCGAAGGGTTACGGACCTATACGAGCGGACAAATCTTGGTGAAAGGAAAAATAGGTGTCCAGCTTCAATCTTCTTCCCTCCCAGCACACATAAAAGCTTCGGAAGCCTTGACGCTGTTTTCTAAATGGAATGCTACTTCAATCAACCTTGAATTTGCCAACCCAATGGGTCTGGAAACAATTAAGAACAAGGCATATATGGAACTATCAACAGGTCAAAAACGTCGGCTGCATTTGTTACTAGCTATGATTGGGAACCCTGACATTCTTTTGCTTGATGAACCGACAGCTGGTTTAGATGTAGAGGCCCGAGTTGCACTCCATAATGAAATCCGACTGCTGAAGGAGCAAGGCAAAACGATTATTCTTTCCAGTCACGATATGGCGGAAGTGGAAAGCTTATGTGACCAGATGGCTATTTTAAAGGATGGGCAAATCGCTTTTCTTGGAACCCTACATGAACTGACGGCACAAATTCAGACCACTTTTCGTATCCAATTAAAGCTATCCTCCTCTGCTTTGTTTGACAGTCTCTTGCTTTCATCTTTTCTTGGGGAACAGCAGGGCTACCATGTATTTGAAGCGGATGATATCCAAAATGGATTGTATGAAATTCTTACCCAAGTTAGAGAGAAGAACATCCGGATTTATGATTTAAAACTGGACCACATAAGTTTGGAGCAACGCTTTATGGAAATTGCAAAGGGGGGAAAAGTATGA
- a CDS encoding peptidase U32 family protein, whose product MIELLATAESFEQAKHLIDCGVDTIYIGEETYGLRLPYSFSREEQRAVITYAHAHGRKVNVAVNAILHNDQIKTVPSYLTFLKENGVDRISVGDTGLIQLLKQPDYYIPFIYDAETIVTNHRQVDFWAKYGAVGAVAAREVPFEELQKMAQATLPIEVLVYGATCIHQSKRKLMRNYFNFIEKREDVSRQRDLFLSEPKGDDTHYSIYEDGSGTHIFANNDLNLLPYLGQLAASELTTWKLDGLYCPGRSFVSIAKLFVEAREAIKAGLWSEALGAQLDRALRRFHPAKRGLDTGFFLLKPDQVK is encoded by the coding sequence ATGATTGAACTACTAGCGACAGCAGAGTCCTTTGAGCAAGCGAAACACCTGATTGATTGCGGTGTGGATACCATTTATATTGGGGAAGAAACGTATGGACTACGATTGCCGTATTCCTTTAGCCGAGAGGAGCAGCGTGCTGTTATTACTTATGCCCACGCACATGGACGTAAGGTAAATGTGGCAGTCAATGCTATTTTACATAATGATCAAATCAAAACTGTTCCCTCCTATTTGACGTTCTTGAAGGAAAACGGTGTGGACCGTATTAGTGTTGGCGATACTGGCCTCATCCAGCTATTAAAGCAGCCTGATTATTATATTCCATTCATATATGATGCAGAGACCATCGTGACTAACCATCGTCAAGTTGATTTTTGGGCTAAATACGGAGCGGTTGGAGCTGTGGCCGCACGTGAAGTTCCATTTGAGGAGCTGCAAAAGATGGCGCAAGCTACACTGCCGATTGAAGTATTAGTCTATGGAGCTACCTGCATCCATCAAAGTAAACGAAAATTGATGCGAAACTATTTTAATTTTATTGAAAAAAGGGAAGATGTCAGTCGTCAACGAGACTTATTCCTCTCTGAACCAAAAGGTGATGATACCCACTATTCGATTTACGAAGATGGCAGCGGCACTCATATCTTCGCCAATAATGATCTTAACTTACTGCCCTATCTCGGCCAGTTAGCAGCCTCAGAATTAACCACCTGGAAATTAGACGGACTTTACTGTCCTGGGCGCTCCTTTGTTTCGATTGCCAAATTATTTGTTGAAGCTCGTGAAGCCATAAAAGCAGGTCTTTGGAGTGAAGCCTTAGGTGCTCAACTTGACCGTGCTTTACGCCGGTTTCATCCTGCAAAACGAGGTCTCGACACAGGCTTTTTCTTACTGAAGCCAGACCAGGTTAAATAA
- a CDS encoding MFS transporter yields the protein MDKRVYLFTVVSFVVGMVELIIGGQLDLVAADLHVSLGQAGLLITIFSLVYAISAPILLIATAKMERKKLILLSLCVFFIGNLLSALSPTYSVLMLARIISAISGSLLIVLCVTTASAIVSVQYRARAIGIVFMGVSGSLVLGVPIGLALGNAFNWRAPFIFIAILTILSMVGVYFFMGKFPPKPAISISAQLQTLKNRKIFFAQLTTFLFMAGHLTLYGYLTPFLKSELGLSAGSVSIVYLIFGIAAVSGGGIGGYLSDRIGTKKTILSVIIAFAISLFILPYTTFSLPIFLGVMFIWSMLSWAMTPALQSYLIEASPETADIQQSLNNSALHLGIAFGSMVGGIIIERSSVELNPTIGGVFVLIALCSAALSMKRKRKTATEIHYSKAQ from the coding sequence ATGGATAAACGCGTCTATTTATTTACAGTAGTTTCTTTTGTAGTCGGGATGGTCGAGCTGATTATCGGTGGGCAGCTGGATTTAGTTGCGGCTGATTTACATGTTAGCCTCGGTCAAGCCGGCTTACTGATTACCATTTTTTCACTAGTCTATGCTATTTCTGCTCCTATTCTATTGATTGCAACAGCGAAGATGGAACGAAAGAAATTAATTTTACTTTCTTTATGTGTCTTCTTCATAGGCAATTTGCTTTCTGCATTAAGTCCAACTTACAGTGTGCTGATGCTTGCTCGAATTATATCAGCCATAAGTGGTTCTTTACTCATCGTTTTATGTGTGACCACGGCATCTGCTATCGTTTCCGTTCAATACCGTGCCCGTGCTATTGGAATTGTCTTTATGGGTGTTAGTGGTTCATTAGTACTTGGCGTGCCCATTGGACTTGCTTTAGGTAATGCATTTAACTGGCGTGCACCGTTTATTTTTATCGCAATATTAACCATTCTTTCTATGGTTGGTGTGTACTTTTTCATGGGTAAATTCCCGCCTAAGCCAGCTATTTCTATTTCGGCTCAGCTTCAGACATTAAAAAATAGGAAAATCTTCTTTGCTCAACTGACAACCTTTTTGTTTATGGCTGGTCACTTAACATTGTACGGTTACTTAACTCCCTTCTTAAAAAGCGAATTAGGATTAAGTGCTGGCTCGGTTAGCATTGTCTACCTCATTTTCGGTATTGCAGCCGTATCAGGCGGAGGCATAGGCGGCTATCTTTCAGATCGAATTGGAACAAAGAAAACCATTCTATCTGTAATCATTGCTTTCGCTATCTCACTTTTCATCCTTCCCTATACAACATTCTCCCTTCCTATTTTCCTAGGGGTTATGTTTATCTGGAGCATGTTAAGCTGGGCAATGACACCTGCCTTGCAAAGTTATTTAATTGAAGCTTCACCAGAAACTGCAGATATCCAACAAAGCCTAAACAACTCTGCTCTTCATCTGGGTATTGCTTTCGGCTCCATGGTAGGCGGCATCATCATCGAACGATCCTCAGTCGAGTTGAACCCGACAATCGGCGGCGTATTCGTCCTTATCGCCCTATGTTCAGCTGCACTATCGATGAAACGAAAACGTAAGACAGCAACAGAAATTCACTATTCAAAAGCACAATAA
- a CDS encoding peptidase U32 family protein: MTVITKKPEVLAPGGTLEKLKTAIFYGADAVYIGGEAYGLRTRAGNFDYTDMKEGVNYAHTNGAKVYVATNMMTHEGDEAGAGDFFRTIRDIGIDAVIISDPALMTICASHAPGLEMHLSTQQSAVNYETLNFWKDFGLTRCVLGREVSMEEMIEIRAKTDVEIEAFIHGAMCISYSGRCTLSNHMANRDANRGGCCQSCRWHYGLFEMEEPGEHIPVTEPGTEPFSMSAVDLSMIYHIPDLVKSGIDSLKIEGRMKSIHYVSTVSNVYRKAIDSYCADPENYVLKQEWIDELWKVAQRELSTGFFYDEPTENEQLFGQRRKIPQYAFVGQVLDYDSASQMAVIQQRNNFGIGDELEFYGPGMRHHQEELHSLWNEQGEPIDRAPHALQIVRMKVTQPVKPNDMIRKRK, from the coding sequence ATGACCGTCATTACAAAAAAACCGGAAGTACTTGCTCCCGGCGGTACGTTGGAAAAATTAAAAACGGCCATCTTTTACGGGGCCGATGCCGTTTATATTGGCGGAGAAGCATATGGACTGCGGACTCGCGCAGGAAACTTTGATTATACAGATATGAAAGAGGGCGTTAATTATGCCCATACTAATGGTGCGAAAGTGTATGTCGCGACCAATATGATGACGCATGAAGGCGATGAAGCCGGAGCGGGAGACTTTTTTCGGACCATTCGGGATATTGGCATCGATGCCGTGATTATTTCAGACCCAGCTTTGATGACGATTTGCGCAAGTCATGCACCAGGATTAGAGATGCATCTCTCCACCCAGCAGTCTGCCGTAAACTATGAAACACTGAATTTCTGGAAAGACTTTGGCTTAACACGATGTGTGTTAGGACGTGAAGTCTCTATGGAAGAAATGATTGAAATCCGTGCAAAAACGGACGTTGAAATCGAAGCGTTTATACACGGAGCGATGTGTATTTCTTATTCCGGACGATGCACTCTTTCCAATCATATGGCGAATCGTGATGCAAATCGGGGTGGGTGCTGTCAGTCTTGCCGCTGGCATTATGGACTATTTGAAATGGAAGAGCCCGGTGAGCATATACCGGTTACAGAACCCGGCACTGAGCCCTTTTCCATGAGTGCCGTCGACTTATCGATGATTTATCACATCCCAGATCTCGTAAAAAGCGGGATTGACAGTTTGAAAATTGAAGGACGAATGAAATCAATTCATTATGTTTCAACTGTCTCTAATGTGTACCGCAAAGCGATTGACAGCTACTGTGCAGATCCTGAGAATTATGTACTCAAGCAAGAATGGATTGATGAACTATGGAAAGTAGCACAACGGGAATTGTCTACAGGTTTTTTCTATGATGAGCCCACAGAAAATGAACAATTATTCGGCCAAAGACGGAAGATTCCGCAATACGCATTTGTCGGCCAAGTGTTAGACTACGATTCCGCCTCACAAATGGCTGTTATCCAGCAGCGGAATAACTTTGGTATTGGTGATGAACTTGAATTCTATGGTCCAGGCATGCGTCACCATCAAGAAGAATTACACTCATTATGGAATGAACAGGGTGAACCGATTGACCGCGCCCCGCATGCGCTGCAAATTGTCCGCATGAAAGTAACCCAACCGGTTAAGCCGAACGATATGATACGTAAGAGAAAATAA
- a CDS encoding DUF6944 family repetitive protein, giving the protein MNNQIKELFGSWVQAIGTFIAAVGATPSPILTNQQLNNLSLIGNVLQAVGNALIADTIEQFNLEKIGNELQAIGNSTVVSGMVLPVDDITSQELVIKGNWLQALGGFTAIDDGFAQLDEPGEAINVISNLLQGIGNSLQAIGGIEQLRSGNEEDGQFEQVLGSWIQTVGSVLGALEVTKETYSPDTDESS; this is encoded by the coding sequence ATGAATAACCAGATAAAGGAGTTATTTGGGAGTTGGGTACAGGCAATTGGCACCTTTATTGCTGCTGTGGGGGCGACACCTTCTCCAATCCTAACCAATCAACAATTAAACAACTTAAGCTTAATAGGCAATGTTTTGCAGGCGGTTGGGAATGCTTTGATTGCAGATACAATTGAGCAGTTCAATTTGGAAAAAATCGGCAATGAACTACAGGCGATTGGCAATTCAACCGTGGTCAGTGGAATGGTTCTGCCCGTAGATGATATAACCAGTCAAGAACTAGTTATTAAAGGGAATTGGCTGCAGGCACTAGGCGGGTTTACAGCGATTGATGACGGGTTTGCTCAATTAGATGAACCAGGGGAAGCGATTAATGTGATTTCTAATTTATTACAGGGAATCGGTAACTCGCTTCAAGCAATTGGTGGAATTGAACAGCTTCGAAGCGGTAACGAAGAGGATGGGCAATTCGAACAAGTGCTCGGCAGCTGGATCCAAACGGTTGGTTCTGTATTAGGTGCACTTGAAGTCACAAAAGAAACCTATTCCCCTGATACCGATGAAAGTAGCTAG
- a CDS encoding ABC transporter substrate-binding protein: MKKYWLVGTSALLALSLAACNGEKESEPAKADTSESSSVDKSSEKADAEQTIKYLGESYTLPANVDNIVAASLESMEDAAVLGIKPTGVLSIGNAIPTYLEKELEGAELIGDKREPNKEAILALDPDVILGSSKYTEEVAANLNKVQTMIPYSHISTNWKDNLTLLGDLTGKESEASTVISDYEKKAADAKAEMSADFKDKDIVVLRIRGGAIYAYPAGVYLNPVIYEDLGAPVPEVITQTEAQAELSLEALTKINPDVIFLQFETSENPESPAALDDLMANPIFSKLDAAKNKKVFVNSVDPLAQGGTAWSKIKFLDAAIENLSK; this comes from the coding sequence ATGAAAAAATATTGGTTAGTTGGTACATCTGCATTACTTGCCTTAAGTCTTGCAGCCTGCAATGGCGAAAAAGAAAGTGAGCCAGCAAAAGCTGATACTAGTGAAAGCTCGTCTGTAGATAAATCTTCTGAAAAAGCAGACGCTGAACAGACCATTAAGTATTTAGGTGAGAGTTATACACTACCGGCTAACGTTGATAATATTGTAGCAGCAAGCTTAGAGTCTATGGAAGATGCAGCTGTTTTAGGTATAAAACCAACTGGTGTTTTATCGATTGGGAATGCAATCCCTACGTATTTAGAAAAGGAACTTGAAGGCGCTGAACTTATTGGTGATAAACGTGAACCAAATAAGGAAGCTATTTTAGCATTAGATCCTGATGTAATTTTAGGATCATCTAAGTACACAGAAGAAGTGGCTGCCAACTTAAATAAAGTTCAAACGATGATTCCATATTCACATATATCGACAAACTGGAAAGATAACCTGACTCTTTTAGGTGACTTAACTGGTAAGGAAAGTGAAGCATCCACGGTTATTTCTGACTATGAGAAGAAAGCAGCAGATGCTAAAGCGGAAATGAGTGCAGATTTCAAAGATAAAGATATCGTAGTCCTTCGCATCCGTGGCGGTGCGATTTATGCCTATCCTGCCGGCGTTTACTTGAATCCAGTAATTTATGAAGATTTAGGTGCACCTGTTCCTGAAGTGATCACACAAACTGAAGCACAAGCTGAATTATCTCTTGAAGCCCTGACTAAGATAAATCCAGACGTGATTTTCTTGCAGTTTGAAACATCAGAAAATCCAGAATCACCAGCTGCTTTAGATGACTTAATGGCTAATCCTATTTTCTCAAAACTAGATGCTGCTAAAAATAAAAAAGTGTTTGTAAACTCGGTTGACCCGCTTGCTCAAGGCGGTACAGCATGGTCTAAGATTAAGTTCCTAGATGCTGCAATTGAAAATCTTTCTAAGTAA
- a CDS encoding S1C family serine protease, with translation MFTTTGFAYSLYYYFEKTSVSPTTKIETVKEPKKEIVKQLKEPAPVKTEVVKKKTPATPLNLPKLIAEAQNSVFTIFTETSQGSGFLISDKGDILTNAHVVEGNVDGIVKDKQGNQLFGQVIGYSNEVDIAIVRVPELAGKKPLALETSTPAMVGQEVIALGTPQGLENTATMGYVTGTDRSFFIGERSYDHIYQMSAQIAPGSSGGPLLSKDTGKAIAVNSAKMVNEDSVGFSIPIKDIYSLVNDWMNAPMSIDAIQDLFYNENGDYYYEDLWENENEWYFDGGDFSEDEEYNSSEEYGGDLTYEEENEIDENTDSNYDEEYTEEEQDDTNEYSDEENNDYSDEYSDGIDEEVDDNEYDNSIEEDDSDLVEEEDSDVESVDEEDSDLEGLDEENQTSDDY, from the coding sequence TTGTTTACCACAACTGGATTTGCGTATTCATTGTATTACTATTTTGAGAAAACATCTGTCTCTCCAACTACAAAAATCGAAACAGTAAAAGAACCAAAAAAAGAAATAGTTAAGCAATTGAAAGAGCCAGCTCCAGTTAAAACAGAGGTGGTAAAAAAGAAGACTCCAGCAACACCTTTGAATCTACCAAAGTTGATTGCAGAAGCTCAGAATAGTGTTTTTACTATTTTTACAGAAACCAGCCAGGGTTCAGGCTTTTTAATCAGCGATAAGGGAGATATCCTGACAAATGCTCATGTTGTTGAGGGCAACGTAGATGGTATCGTAAAAGATAAACAAGGTAACCAACTATTTGGACAGGTTATCGGGTACTCTAACGAAGTGGACATTGCCATTGTCCGAGTGCCTGAGCTTGCAGGGAAAAAGCCGCTAGCTCTTGAAACGTCAACACCAGCTATGGTCGGTCAGGAAGTAATTGCGCTAGGTACGCCACAAGGCTTAGAAAATACGGCAACAATGGGTTATGTCACAGGTACTGACCGAAGTTTTTTCATCGGAGAACGTTCATATGATCATATTTACCAGATGTCGGCACAGATAGCACCTGGCAGTAGCGGTGGGCCACTACTCTCTAAAGATACCGGAAAAGCTATTGCTGTCAATTCTGCTAAAATGGTAAATGAAGATTCAGTAGGATTTAGTATTCCAATTAAGGATATTTATTCGCTCGTCAACGACTGGATGAATGCACCAATGAGTATAGATGCCATTCAGGATCTATTCTATAACGAAAATGGCGATTATTATTATGAAGACCTTTGGGAAAATGAAAACGAATGGTATTTTGATGGAGGCGATTTTTCAGAAGATGAAGAATACAATTCATCAGAAGAATATGGTGGTGATTTAACATATGAAGAAGAAAATGAAATAGATGAAAATACGGATAGCAACTACGATGAAGAATATACAGAAGAAGAACAAGATGATACTAATGAATATTCCGATGAAGAAAACAATGATTATAGTGATGAATATTCTGATGGAATAGACGAAGAGGTTGATGATAATGAATATGACAATAGTATCGAAGAGGATGATTCTGATTTAGTGGAAGAAGAAGATTCTGATGTAGAAAGTGTAGACGAAGAGGATTCTGATTTAGAAGGTTTAGACGAAGAAAATCAAACTAGTGATGATTATTAA
- a CDS encoding ABC transporter permease → MSALLYGIALQWKLDIRNKGILLTYYIVPLVFFVFMGGIFTSIEPEANQTIIQSMTVFGVTMGAYLGTPAPLVELYSSEIKKAYKVGGIPLWTAALNNAVSGFIHLFIMSMVIYFAAPFVFNAVVPIYPSIYVMNLSLFIAASVSVGTILGLFVKSSSKLTMFSQFIFLPSIMLSGILFSGELLPDILVYAGKIFPSTWGYLNMCKNVFNLLSMLPLAGIMITATVISIWKIRHLKNE, encoded by the coding sequence ATGAGCGCCTTACTATATGGGATTGCCCTTCAATGGAAGCTTGATATCCGAAATAAAGGGATTCTATTAACGTATTACATCGTTCCACTCGTGTTCTTCGTCTTTATGGGAGGGATCTTCACCTCCATTGAACCCGAAGCCAATCAAACAATCATTCAATCCATGACGGTTTTCGGGGTAACCATGGGTGCATATTTGGGCACCCCAGCACCGCTAGTTGAGCTGTATAGCAGTGAGATTAAAAAAGCCTACAAAGTCGGTGGAATCCCCTTATGGACGGCTGCATTAAATAATGCAGTATCAGGATTTATCCATCTTTTTATCATGAGCATGGTTATTTACTTTGCTGCACCATTTGTGTTTAATGCTGTCGTTCCCATCTATCCATCAATATACGTTATGAATCTTAGCCTATTCATTGCCGCTAGTGTATCAGTAGGTACAATCCTTGGTTTGTTTGTAAAAAGTTCCTCCAAATTGACAATGTTCTCCCAATTCATCTTTCTGCCGTCGATCATGCTGTCGGGAATTTTGTTCTCTGGTGAGTTGCTGCCAGACATACTTGTATATGCAGGTAAAATTTTCCCGTCCACATGGGGCTACCTGAATATGTGCAAAAATGTCTTTAATCTCTTATCGATGCTTCCTCTTGCAGGAATAATGATTACCGCCACAGTTATCAGTATTTGGAAGATAAGACATCTAAAAAACGAGTAA